The genome window GGCGTCGGCGCCGACGGTCCAGCCGTGGTAGGCCTCCGTGACCGCGAGGACGGTGCGCCGGCCGGTGTGCACCTGCGCCAGCCGGAGCGCGAGGTCGACCGCCTCGCTGCCGCTGTTGACGAGGAAGACCGTGTCGAGACCCTCCGGCGCGACCTCGGCGAGGCGCTCGGTGAACCGGGAGAGCTCCTCGTAGTGGAAGCGCGAGTTCGTGTTGAGCAGCGCCCACTGGTCGCTGACCGCGCGCACGAGCCGCGGGTGCGCGTGGCCGATCTGGGTCACGTTGTTGACCATGTCGAGGTAGCTCTGCGCCCGGGTGTCGAACAGGTGGTGCCGCCAGCCGCGCTCGATCAGCGGAGGCTCGGCGAAGTAGTGCTCCTGCACACGCGCGAACGAGGAGTCGCGGCGCGCCAGCACGTCAGCGGGGTCCGGCGCCGGAGCGGCCGGCTCGACGCCGAACAGGGCGGCCGGGTCCGGGGAGACCCCGCTCCACACCGACAGCGGCAGCGCGGGGGTGACGAAGGCGGGCGGCCGCCAGCCGGGCACGCGGCTCAGCTGCACGGTCAGCCGCACGGCGCTGCCGATCGCGTCCCCGCGCCCGACGGCGGCGGTGGTGAGCGGCCGGGACAGGCCGTCCAGCCAGAGGTCGAGGCCGTCGCCGTGCAGCAGCCACGCGCCGCCGACGAGCCGCAGCTCGCCGCCGAACGGGGCGTGCACGACCGTTCCGGCGGGGACGTCGAGCGTCACGCCGAGCGCGATCGTCGCGGACGGCTGCGAGCGGTCCAGCCGGGCGCGGGTCAGGCGGGCCTCGGCGTAGCGGGTGAGCGCGTGGCCGTGCTCCCGGCAGATCCGCTCCAGCACCGCGTCCTCGGAGCCCGGGCGCTGCCAGCGTCCCTCGTCGAGGTCGTGGCCGGCGACGGAGAGGTCGGCGAGGTGTGCGTCGGTGCTGTCCAGCGCGATCAGGCGCCCGAGGGCCGCGGCGCCCTCCTGCGCACCGGTCGCGGCGAGGCGGGCGCGGATCGCGGCCTCCACCTCGGCGAAAGGGAGGCGCCGCGCCACGTCGAAGGCGACCCACTCGTGCGCGCGGTTCTCGTCGGCGTACGCGTTGTCACCGTCCAGGGCGACCTGCTGCTCGCCGCTCACCACGAGCACCGCGCCGCGCAGCACGACGAGCGGCCAGAGCGCCGCGAGGTCGGCGTCGTCGAGCGGCGACTCCGCGTGGAACGCCTCGATCAGGTCGAGGACCGCCAGCGGGTCCTCCGGCTGGTGGTGCAGGGCGCTCGTCACCGTCGCCGCGAGCTCGGCGACCAGCCAGCCCTCGGCGACGTCGCCGAAGTCGATCACGCCGGGGCCGTCCGCGCCGAGCACGATGTTGTCGTCGGTCACGTCGCCGTGGATGGCCTGCACCCGCAGCCGGCGCCGCAACGGCTCGAGAGCGGCCAGCGCGGCCTCCGCCGACTCCACGACGGCCCGCCGCTTCGCCGGCTGGGGGACGTGCCCGGCGAGCAGGGCCACCACGTCGCCGCCGATCCGGGCGTCCCACTGGGTCGTGCGGGCGAGCCCCGGGTGCCGCAGCCCGGCGAGCCCGGCGGCGATGCTCCCGGACAGCCGGCCCAGGGTGCGCAGCTGTTCGGGGCTCAGCCGCGCCACATCGGTCAGCGGCTCGCCGTCGAGGAAGCCGAGCACGCGCGCGTTGAGGGTGCGGCCGCGCACCTCCACGGCGACGACCTCCGCCCCGTCGCGCGCGGGCAGAACGGCGGGGATGCGCGCGTCGGCGTCCGCCAGCACGGCGAGGGCGGCGTTCTGGGCGTGCAGCTCCTCGGCGGAGAACACCGGGTTGGCGATCTTGAGCACGTAGCGCCCCTCCCCGGTGTCGACGAGGAAGTTGCGGTCCTGGTTGCTGCCGAGCTCGGTGATCCGCCCGGTCAGCCCGAACGCGCTCTCGGCGACGGCCGCCGCGTCGTCGGCGCCGACCTCCGGGCGGGGCAGGGACGGCTGGACCAGGAAGTCGGAATTGGGCACGGATGCTCCTCGGCTGCGGGGGCTGGACGCCGCCAGTCTATTGAAGCTCTCGCACACGGCGCACCCAGCGAACGTACGGGCGCGGCAACGTAGCATCGACGCGTGAAATCCTGGAGGACAGCGGTCGTGGCGTTCGTGGTCGACGCCGTGCTGATCCTCGCGTTCGTGCTCATCGGACGCCGTAGCCACGGCGAGGCGGCGACGGTCGGCGGGGTGCTCACCACCTACTGGCCGTTCTTCATCGGC of Leifsonia shinshuensis contains these proteins:
- a CDS encoding aminotransferase; translation: MPNSDFLVQPSLPRPEVGADDAAAVAESAFGLTGRITELGSNQDRNFLVDTGEGRYVLKIANPVFSAEELHAQNAALAVLADADARIPAVLPARDGAEVVAVEVRGRTLNARVLGFLDGEPLTDVARLSPEQLRTLGRLSGSIAAGLAGLRHPGLARTTQWDARIGGDVVALLAGHVPQPAKRRAVVESAEAALAALEPLRRRLRVQAIHGDVTDDNIVLGADGPGVIDFGDVAEGWLVAELAATVTSALHHQPEDPLAVLDLIEAFHAESPLDDADLAALWPLVVLRGAVLVVSGEQQVALDGDNAYADENRAHEWVAFDVARRLPFAEVEAAIRARLAATGAQEGAAALGRLIALDSTDAHLADLSVAGHDLDEGRWQRPGSEDAVLERICREHGHALTRYAEARLTRARLDRSQPSATIALGVTLDVPAGTVVHAPFGGELRLVGGAWLLHGDGLDLWLDGLSRPLTTAAVGRGDAIGSAVRLTVQLSRVPGWRPPAFVTPALPLSVWSGVSPDPAALFGVEPAAPAPDPADVLARRDSSFARVQEHYFAEPPLIERGWRHHLFDTRAQSYLDMVNNVTQIGHAHPRLVRAVSDQWALLNTNSRFHYEELSRFTERLAEVAPEGLDTVFLVNSGSEAVDLALRLAQVHTGRRTVLAVTEAYHGWTVGADAVSSSLGDNPRALETRPDWVELIASPNVFHGRHRGAGSGPAYLAELDEQLAALDAAGKEVAGFIAEPVFGNAGGLMLPDGYLAGVYERIRARGGVCIADEVQVGYGRLGHYFWGSAQQGVVPDVITVAKAMGNGHPLGAVITRREIAESFAAEGSFFSSAGGSPVSSVVGLTVLNVMRDERLQENAAEVGDHLAGRLRALGERHPLVGAVHGMGLYLGLELVRDRETLEPATAEAKLVCERMLQEGAIVQPTGDGKNVLKIKPPLCITRESADRFVDALDLVLATI